One region of Thermoanaerobaculia bacterium genomic DNA includes:
- a CDS encoding polysaccharide biosynthesis/export family protein, which translates to MRFPKPLRAVTPKLLAPLLAGLLVAVASLCTAGPAAAQVLPAAGGAVSYTLGPKDQIAIKVYEVPELNVEVRVAENGKVNLPLIGEVPAEGLTEAGFAQQLKELLEAKYVNRATVSVEVREARSRPILVVGAVRTPGNLAFPGRWTLIEALAAAGGLSESHADTLYVLRRAENGLSDQVAIRIEDLFVRGDPRANIPIFANDLINVPVTVEVTVFCLGEVLTPGAISFKSTDRITVLSVIARAGGLTDRASKKMSIKRRKGESLQEEVQVDYKKILAGKEPDLSLSDGDVLVIKESLL; encoded by the coding sequence ATGCGTTTTCCGAAACCCCTCAGAGCGGTCACCCCAAAACTGCTGGCTCCACTCCTCGCCGGACTCCTGGTTGCGGTCGCCTCCCTGTGCACCGCCGGCCCGGCCGCGGCGCAGGTCCTGCCGGCCGCCGGCGGGGCGGTGAGCTACACCCTCGGCCCCAAGGACCAGATCGCCATCAAGGTCTATGAGGTGCCGGAGCTGAACGTCGAGGTCCGGGTGGCCGAGAACGGCAAGGTCAACCTGCCGCTCATCGGCGAGGTGCCGGCCGAGGGGCTGACCGAGGCCGGATTCGCGCAACAGCTGAAGGAGCTGCTCGAGGCCAAGTACGTCAACCGCGCCACGGTTTCGGTGGAGGTCCGCGAGGCGCGGTCGCGGCCGATTCTGGTGGTCGGCGCCGTGCGCACCCCCGGCAACCTCGCCTTCCCCGGCCGCTGGACGCTCATCGAGGCGCTCGCCGCGGCCGGCGGCCTCTCCGAGTCGCACGCGGACACGCTCTACGTCCTGCGCCGCGCCGAGAACGGCCTCTCCGACCAGGTGGCGATCCGCATCGAGGATCTTTTCGTACGCGGCGACCCGCGGGCCAACATCCCGATCTTCGCCAACGACCTGATCAACGTGCCGGTCACCGTCGAGGTGACCGTCTTCTGCCTGGGCGAGGTCCTGACCCCCGGCGCGATCAGCTTCAAGAGTACCGACCGCATCACGGTGCTGTCGGTCATCGCCCGCGCCGGCGGACTCACCGACCGCGCCTCGAAGAAGATGTCGATCAAGCGGAGGAAGGGCGAGTCGCTGCAGGAAGAGGTCCAGGTCGACTACAAGAAGATCCTCGCCGGCAAGGAGCCCGACCTCTCGCTCTCCGACGGCGACGTGCTGGTCATCAAGGAATCCCTCCTGTGA